The following proteins come from a genomic window of Terribacillus aidingensis:
- a CDS encoding alpha/beta fold hydrolase, whose amino-acid sequence MSNQYPVLKDAEPFHFEGNRIGILVSHGFTGSTQSMRPLGEAYAQAGYTVCGPRLKGHGTHYEDMEQTTYKDWIASIEEGYHWLKERCDTIFVTGLSMGGTLALYMAENYPDIHAIIPINAAVTVPSMENVHELRGVRYLDAIGSDIKNSEVKELAYEKTPVQSVKEILQLMEKVRGDLTKITCPALIFVSDEDHVVPPVNAQLIHDEIGSERKTLYPLRNSYHVATLDYDQQIIIEKTLEFIESTI is encoded by the coding sequence ATGTCAAATCAATATCCGGTACTAAAAGATGCGGAACCTTTTCACTTCGAGGGAAACCGTATAGGAATTCTCGTATCCCATGGCTTTACAGGATCTACTCAGAGTATGCGTCCTTTGGGAGAGGCATATGCCCAAGCTGGTTATACGGTATGTGGACCGCGTCTGAAAGGCCATGGAACACACTATGAAGATATGGAACAAACAACGTATAAAGATTGGATAGCTTCGATTGAAGAAGGTTATCACTGGCTAAAGGAACGTTGTGATACAATCTTTGTTACTGGCTTATCAATGGGAGGAACTCTGGCATTATATATGGCGGAAAATTATCCGGATATCCATGCCATCATTCCAATCAATGCAGCAGTAACCGTACCATCGATGGAAAACGTGCATGAATTAAGAGGAGTAAGGTACCTGGATGCTATCGGTTCTGATATCAAAAATTCTGAAGTGAAAGAGCTGGCTTATGAAAAAACACCGGTTCAGTCTGTCAAAGAAATCCTGCAATTGATGGAGAAGGTAAGAGGAGATCTTACTAAGATTACCTGTCCCGCACTGATTTTTGTTTCAGATGAGGATCATGTAGTCCCACCGGTAAATGCACAGCTTATCCATGATGAGATTGGGTCAGAAAGAAAGACATTATATCCATTAAGAAACAGCTATCACGTTGCAACCCTTGATTATGATCAGCAAATTATTATTGAAAAAACACTGGAATTTATTGAATCAACAATATAA